One window from the genome of Mauremys mutica isolate MM-2020 ecotype Southern chromosome 4, ASM2049712v1, whole genome shotgun sequence encodes:
- the CDKN1A gene encoding cyclin-dependent kinase inhibitor 1 isoform X2: MPLSQSNMRQAPCNRKLCRNLFGPVDHEQLQNDLQDLMRRHLEEAQCRWNFDFETETPLEGKFKWERVLYPDVSPACLPSPDPSHSKGNGGEKNQSSPALNISTKDLNMALSSETVQAGLESRKASSPRHLKRKQTSIKDFYSSKRRIVPCKPNP, encoded by the exons ATGCCTCTTTCACAGAGTAACATGCGGCAGGCCCCCTGCAACAGGAAGCTCTGCCGAAACCTCTTTGGCCCGGTGGATCATGAGCAGCTCCAGAATGACTTGCAGGATTTGATGAGGAGACATCTGGAAGAAGCTCAGTGCAGGTGGAATTTTGACTTTGAGACGGAAACACCGCTGGAGGGCAAGTTCAAGTGGGAGAGAGTCCTCTATCCTGACGTGTCTCCTGCTTGCCTGCCTTCTCCAGACCCGAGCCACTCCAAAGGTAATGGTGGGGAGAAGAACCAGAGCTCTCCAGCACTTAATATTTCTACAAAGGATCTTAACATGGCCCTCTCAAGTGAAACAGTACAGGCGGGCTTGGAGTCCCGCAAGGCCAGCTCCCCACGGCACCTGAAACGAAAGCAGACCAGCATAAAAG aTTTCTACAGTTCGAAGCGGAGAATTGTCCCTTGCAAGCCAAATCCGTGA
- the CDKN1A gene encoding cyclin-dependent kinase inhibitor 1 isoform X1, which yields MLLTFFPAGNMPLSQSNMRQAPCNRKLCRNLFGPVDHEQLQNDLQDLMRRHLEEAQCRWNFDFETETPLEGKFKWERVLYPDVSPACLPSPDPSHSKGNGGEKNQSSPALNISTKDLNMALSSETVQAGLESRKASSPRHLKRKQTSIKDFYSSKRRIVPCKPNP from the exons ATGTTGCTCACTTTCTTTCCAGCTGGAAACATGCCTCTTTCACAGAGTAACATGCGGCAGGCCCCCTGCAACAGGAAGCTCTGCCGAAACCTCTTTGGCCCGGTGGATCATGAGCAGCTCCAGAATGACTTGCAGGATTTGATGAGGAGACATCTGGAAGAAGCTCAGTGCAGGTGGAATTTTGACTTTGAGACGGAAACACCGCTGGAGGGCAAGTTCAAGTGGGAGAGAGTCCTCTATCCTGACGTGTCTCCTGCTTGCCTGCCTTCTCCAGACCCGAGCCACTCCAAAGGTAATGGTGGGGAGAAGAACCAGAGCTCTCCAGCACTTAATATTTCTACAAAGGATCTTAACATGGCCCTCTCAAGTGAAACAGTACAGGCGGGCTTGGAGTCCCGCAAGGCCAGCTCCCCACGGCACCTGAAACGAAAGCAGACCAGCATAAAAG aTTTCTACAGTTCGAAGCGGAGAATTGTCCCTTGCAAGCCAAATCCGTGA